In Salvelinus sp. IW2-2015 linkage group LG23, ASM291031v2, whole genome shotgun sequence, a genomic segment contains:
- the LOC111950750 gene encoding myelin proteolipid protein isoform X1, translating into MFPVRQPWLCKALGCYDCCIRCLGAVPYPSLVATLLCFTGMALFCGCGHEALANTEVLVETYFARNIQDYVILASFIKYFQYVIYGLASFFFLYCILLLAEGFYTTSAVKQTFGEFRSTRCGRCLSLTFIIVTYVLAVIWLAVFAFTAIPVFFFFNMAQTCHTINILAETTPSINQHGWVCMDARQYGLLPWNAMPGKACGMTLASICKTKEFFVTYDLYIAAFVGAGIALLALFLYVVATTYNYAVLRFLGRKGLRC; encoded by the exons ATGTTTCCGGTCAGACAGCCTTGGCTTTGCAAAGCCCTAG GTTGTTATGATTGCTGTATCCGATGCCTGGGGGCAGTGCCCTACCCCTCCCTGGTTGCCACTCTGCTCTGCTTCACCGGCATGGCACTGTTCTGTGGCTGCGGGCACGAGGCACTGGCCAACACCGAGGTGCTCGTCGAGACTTACTTCGCTCGTAACATACAAGACTATGTTATCCTGGCCTCGTT TATCAAGTACTTCCAGTACGTGATCTATGGCCTGgcctctttcttcttcctctacTGCATCCTGCTGCTGGCCGAGGGATTCTACACCACCAGCGCCGTCAAGCAGACCTTCGGAGAGTTCCGGAGCACCAGATGTGGCCGCTGCCTTAGTCTGAcg TTCATCATTGTGACATACGTCCTGGCAGTGATCTGGCTGGCGGTGTTTGCCTTCACAGCCATAcccgtcttcttcttctttaataTGGCACAGACCTGCCACACCATCAACATCCTGGCTGAGACGACACCCAGCATCAAYCAGCACGGCTGGGTCTGCATGGATGCTCGGCAGTATG GTCTGCTGCCTTGGAATGCAATGCCAGGGAAAGCTTGTGGAATGACCTTGGCATCCATTTGCAAAACAAAAGAG TTCTTTGTCACCTATGACCTGTACATCGCTGCCTTTGTTGGTGCAGGGATTGCTCTCTTGGCTCTG TTTCTGTATGTGGTAGCTACCACCTATAACTATGCAGTGCTGCGGTTCCTGGGCAGAAAAGGGCTACGCTGTTAA
- the LOC111950750 gene encoding myelin proteolipid protein isoform X2 yields the protein MGCYDCCIRCLGAVPYPSLVATLLCFTGMALFCGCGHEALANTEVLVETYFARNIQDYVILASFIKYFQYVIYGLASFFFLYCILLLAEGFYTTSAVKQTFGEFRSTRCGRCLSLTFIIVTYVLAVIWLAVFAFTAIPVFFFFNMAQTCHTINILAETTPSINQHGWVCMDARQYGLLPWNAMPGKACGMTLASICKTKEFFVTYDLYIAAFVGAGIALLALFLYVVATTYNYAVLRFLGRKGLRC from the exons ATGG GTTGTTATGATTGCTGTATCCGATGCCTGGGGGCAGTGCCCTACCCCTCCCTGGTTGCCACTCTGCTCTGCTTCACCGGCATGGCACTGTTCTGTGGCTGCGGGCACGAGGCACTGGCCAACACCGAGGTGCTCGTCGAGACTTACTTCGCTCGTAACATACAAGACTATGTTATCCTGGCCTCGTT TATCAAGTACTTCCAGTACGTGATCTATGGCCTGgcctctttcttcttcctctacTGCATCCTGCTGCTGGCCGAGGGATTCTACACCACCAGCGCCGTCAAGCAGACCTTCGGAGAGTTCCGGAGCACCAGATGTGGCCGCTGCCTTAGTCTGAcg TTCATCATTGTGACATACGTCCTGGCAGTGATCTGGCTGGCGGTGTTTGCCTTCACAGCCATAcccgtcttcttcttctttaataTGGCACAGACCTGCCACACCATCAACATCCTGGCTGAGACGACACCCAGCATCAAYCAGCACGGCTGGGTCTGCATGGATGCTCGGCAGTATG GTCTGCTGCCTTGGAATGCAATGCCAGGGAAAGCTTGTGGAATGACCTTGGCATCCATTTGCAAAACAAAAGAG TTCTTTGTCACCTATGACCTGTACATCGCTGCCTTTGTTGGTGCAGGGATTGCTCTCTTGGCTCTG TTTCTGTATGTGGTAGCTACCACCTATAACTATGCAGTGCTGCGGTTCCTGGGCAGAAAAGGGCTACGCTGTTAA